The Nostoc sp. 'Peltigera membranacea cyanobiont' N6 genome contains the following window.
GTGACGGTAGACCGCTATAAGGAATTTGAATTGCGTAATAGTTCGGCAGAAGGGCGGCTACTCAATGGCCCCACAGGTCTGGGCACTTCGGCTGCGCGGATCAGATCGTTGATCGGTGCAGGGGGTTTAAGTTCAGTCCTCGATCAAGTCGGGTCGGGTTCTTTAGTCCAAGATCGGTATTCGATCGAGTCAGATCGGTTTTTTTAGTAACTATAGAATAGAGGGTTAGATTATGACAGAATCTATTGAGTCAAATTTGGATGTTGAGAATGAGCATCCCCGGCTGAGTTTGAGTACATCTGCTGCGCGTAACTTGGCGACGACGACCAAATCTGCACCGCAGATGCAGGGCATTACCTCACGGTGGTTGTTGAAACTGTTACCTTGGGTACAAACCAAGGGTGGTACTTATCGCGTAAACCGTCGGCTAACCTATACCGTAGGTGATGGGCGGTTGAGTTTCTCCAACACTGGAGCCGATGTACAGGTAATACCCCAGGAACTTGGTGAACTGCCATTGCTGCGAGGGTTTGACAACGTTGAAGTGTTGAATGCGTTGGCGGGTCGGTTTGTTCAGCAGGAGTTTGCCCCCGGTGACACGATTGTGGAGTTAGGCCAACCAGCCAATCAGCTTTTTCTGATCGCTCATGGCAAGGTGGACAAGATTGGTGTTGGCAAGTATGACGAACAGACCGTGCTGGGTGTGTTGGCTGACGGTGACTATTTTGGTGGTCAGGTGTTGCTAGAGTCGCAGAGCAATTGGGAATTCACAGCCAAAGCAGTTACCCGAACCACGGTATTAGTCCTACCACAACAGGCATTTCGGGAACTTCTCAACCAATCTGAGGCCCTACAAGCTCACGTCGATGGCTTCAGAACTCGCCCAGAAGGACAACAGAACGAGTACGGTGAAGCTTCCATTGAGGTAAGTTCAGGACATCTTGGGGAAACTGAATTGCCCGGAACCTTTGTAGATTACGAACTTTCACCCCGCGAATATGAATTGAGCGTTGCCCAAACCGTATTACGAGTGAGTACTCGGGTAGCGGATCTGTACAACGAACCAATGAATCAGACCGAACAACAATTACGGCTGACCATTGAGGCGTTGCGGGAACGTCAAGAACATGAATTGATCAACAACCGTCAATTCGGCTTGTTACACAACGCCGACCTCAAACAACGCATCTACACCCGTAGTGGCCCACCTACCCCCGACGACCTTGACGAACTGCTGGCCACGGTATGGAAAGAGCCGGCATTCTTCCTGGCTCACCCTCGCACGATCGCTGCCTTCGGTCGGGAGGCCAACCGCCTCGGTCTCTATCCACAAAGCATCGACCTGGGTGGCAACCGGGTACCTGCTTGGCGGGGCGTACCCATCTTTCCCTGCAACAAGATCCCCATTAGCAATGCCCGCACTAGTTCTATTTTGTTGCTCCGCACTGGTGTAGAAAAGCAAGGGGTGATTGGCTTACATCAAACTGGTATCCCTGACGAATACCAACCCAGTCTGTCTGTCCGATTCATGGGCATCAGCGAAAAGGCGATCATCTCTTATCTCGTTACCGCTTACTATTCAGCAGCCGTCCTCGTCCCTGATGCACTCGGTATCTTAGAAGACGTACAAATCGGCCTCTAAACATTCATCAGAGGTGAAGGCAAAATGACCTTTGTCAATAAGAAATTACGCTGAAAAACCAGGGTTAAAATCAGTTTTGTACTGACTTTTCAGTTTTTCTAAGGAGATTAGCCCCCAATACGGTTCGGTTAAGATCCCCCCGCCTACGGCGACCCCCTTCAAAAGGGGGTAAAAGATGGTTATAAGCCCCCCTTTTGAAGGGGGGTTGGGGGGATCTTCGATGAATAAACACCTTAACCGAACCGTATTGGATTCGCTCCTTCCTACAAATTTGGGAATATTTTTCAGCAAGATTACTTTTTGACAAAAGTCTTATAACCTTAACCTCTAACCTATTGGGTCGGGCACTTTTGTTATTAACTAGAGGATGAGGTGATGACGGATTCTATTGAATCGAATATAGATGTTGAAAATGAGCATTCCCGGCTGACTTTGAGTACGGCTGCTGCCCGTAATTTATCTACGACAACTAAATCTGCACCACAGATGCAAGGTATTACCTCGCGGTGGTTGTTAAAGATGTTGCCGTGGGTGCAGACCAAGGGTGGCACTTATCGGGTAAACCGTCGGTTGACCTATACCGTGGGTGATGGGCAGTTGAGTTTCTCTAACACTGGAGCCGAGGTGCAGGTGATTCCCCAGGAACTTGGTGAGTTGCCGTTGCTGCGAGGATTTGACGACGTTGAAGTGTTGAATGCGTTGGCGAGTCGGTTTGTTCAGCAGGAATTTGCACCTGGTGACATCATAGTGCAGTCAGGTCAAGCAGCGAATCAGCTTTTTCTGATCGCACATGGCAAGGTGAACAAGATTGCTGTTGGCAAGTATGGTGAGCAGCCTGTGTTGGGTGTGTTAGCCGATGGCGATTATTTTGGTGGTCAGGTGTTGCTAGAGTCCCAGAGCAGTTGGCAGTTTACAATCCAAGCTTTGACTCGAACCACAGTATTGGCGCTACCACAACAGGCATTTCGGGATCTGCTCAACCAGTCCGAGGCGCTACAGGCTCATGTCGATCGCTTCAGAACCCGCCCACAAGCACCACAGAACAAGTATGGAGAAGCCTCCATTGAGGTGACATCGGGGCATCTCGGAGAAACTGAGTTGCCGGGAACCTTCGTAGATTACGAACTCTCACCCCGCGAATATGAGTTGAGCGTCGCCCAAACTGTCTTGCGAGTAAGTACTCGAGTGGCGGATCTGTATAATCAACCGATGAACCAGACCGAACAACAACTGCGGCTGACTATTGAGGCATTGCGGGAACGCCAAGAACACGAATTAATCAACAACCGTCAATTCGGTTTGTTACACAACGCCGACCTTAAACAGCGCATCTACACCCGTACCGGGCCACCCACCCCCGACGACCTCGACGAACTGCTGACTCGGCGGAGGAAGTCGAAATTCTTCCTGGCTCACCCCCGTACCATTGCGGCTTTCGGTCGGGAGTGCAATCGCCTCGGCATCTATTCAGAAAACATTGATTTGGACGGCAGTATGGTGTCCGCTTGGCGGGGCGTACCCATTCTTCCCTGTGATAAAATCCCCATCAGCAATACCCAGACTAGCTCCATCCTTGTACTCCGCACTGGCGAGGAAGACCAGGGCGTTATCGGCTTACATCAAACTGGTATCCCCGACGAATATCAACCCAGCTTGTCTGTCCGATTCATGGGCATCAGCGAAAAGGCCATCATCTCTTACCTCGTTACCGCTTACTATTCAGCAGCCGTCCTCGTCCCCGACGCACTCGGCATTCTCGAAAATGTTGAAATTGGGCGTTGAGGGAAGGGTAAACCTGACTTTTTATAGTTAAGGTGAAGGCTACTTTCAATCAATCAAAATCTGTTGGTAAATCTAGATTGCGGTAATGGTGGAAAAGTCGGGTGATTTGTCTTGGTGTCACCCGTCCGATGGAAAGTTCTGGTAAAGTATCTTCAGCAAAAAAACCTACATCTTCAGTTTCAATACTAGATGATGGAGAACCACCGATAATTTCACAGTGAAAAAACAGCTTATAGACATAAAACGGAAACGGGGGATGTCCCTGTTTATCTCTGTCATAGACTGCTAGTAATTTGATAGCCCGTGCTTGATATCCAGATTCTTCATATACTTCTTTCACAACTACTTCACTGGGCGACTCGCCAATATCAGCCCATCCACCAGGTAAAGTCCAACAGCCATCGGCTCTTTCTTTAACTAACAATATAGTATTATCCTGAAAAATCGCTGCTCGCACGTCAACCTTGGGAGTTGCATACCCGATTTCACGGCTAAATAAATCGAGGACATAACTGTGTTCTACATTCGAGAAAGTCGCCATGATTTCTGTGGCGATCGCTCGTAATTGCTTATAGCGTTCAATATCAAAAGGGCCTTCAGAATAGGTTAGACCATTTTGAGCGATCGCTTGCAACTTTTGTGCCCATTCCAGCCATTTAGTTTCCATATTTAGGGATTGGGGATCGGGTACTGGGTACTGAGGATTGGGCATTGGGGATTGGAAAATAGTATTTTTAATCTTATTTCCCATTCCCCATTCCCCATTCCCTAATTACGCATCATCTAAAGCCGCAATTCCGGGCAATATCTTGCCTTCAAGTAACTCTAAGCTAGCGCCGCCACCAGTGGAAATGTGGCTCATTTGGTCTGCTAAACCAACTTTTTCCACAGCCGCTACTGAGTCACCACCGCCAATGATGGTGGTTGTGCCAGTTTTACCGATTTCGGCGAGGGTATGAGCGATCGCTTCCGTACCTGCTGCAAACTTATCAAACTCAAACACACCCATTGGCCCGTTCCAAATTACCGTTTTGGTATCTGCAAGGGCTTCTTGGAAAAATTTCACCGAGTCTGGCCCAATATCTAAACCCATCCAACCATCAGGGATATTCTCAATGCTGACGGTTTGAGAATTTGCATCAGGGGCAAAATTATCTGCTAATACCACATCTGTGGGTAATAGTAAAGCAACACCCCGTTCCTTAGCCTTAGCTTCCAAAGACTTCGCTAGTTCCAGCTTGTCTTCTTCCACCAGCGACTTACCGACATTCAAACCACGGGCTTTGTAGAAGGTGAAAATCATCCCACCGCCAATGATTAGCTTGTCGCACTTCTCCAGTAGCGTTTCAATTACGCCAATTTTGCTGGAAACCTTGGAACCGCCAATAATTGCCGCCAAAGGACGTTGGGGATTTTCAATGGCATTTTGCAGATATTGCAATTCCTTCTCAACCAAATATCCAGCCACAGAAGGGCTGAGGAATTTAGTTACACCTTCAGTAGAAGCATGGGCGCGGTGTGCAGTCCCAAAAGCATCATTTACATAAAAATCAGCATTAGCTGCCAATTTTTTCGCAAATTCTGGGTCGTTTTTCTCTTCTTCTGGATAAAAACGGACATTTTCTAGTAACAGCACTTGGCCATTTTGCAGTGCGGCAACTTTAGCCGCAACTTCATCACCAATGGAGTCATCAGTTTTAATGACTTCTTGCCCCAGTAACTCAGACAGACGCTTGGCAACGGGAGTTAGGCGTAATTTGTCATCCACACCCTTGGGACGGCCAAAATGGCTGGCGAGAATGACCTTAGCTCCCTTCTGCGTCAAATCTTGGATGGTTGGTAGAGCGGCACGAATGCGAGTATCGTCGGTAATGTTGCCTCGATCGTCCACAGGCACATTAAAGTCAACCCGCACTAAGGCACGTTTCCCAGAGATATCAGCCGAAGATAAACTTGCTAAACTTTTTTTGGACACACCAAACTCTCCTGATTGCCTTTTTGTTATTGTTTTGAAAGTAGAACCATCAAGATTTTACCGGAGTCAGGGGTACCCAAGTGACAGAGATATTTAAGACAGTACTATTTCCGATCGATCAAAGCCGGGAAACGCGGGAAGCTGCTGACGTTGTTACCAACGTAGTCAAAAAGTACAGCAGTCGCTTGGTGCTGCTGTCTGTGGTAGAAGAACCACCAAAAGATGCGCCTAGTGCAGATCCGATGGTGTCACCAGAGGTAGTTGCTAAACTGCTAGAAAGCGCCCAATCTTTATTCTCTGGGCAAGGAATTCAATCCGAAATCTTGGAAAGGCAAGGTAAACCAGCTTTTACTATCTGCGATGTCGCTGATGAAATTGGGGCTGATTTAATTATCATGGGCTGTCGGGGGCTAGGCTTAACTGAAGAGGGAGCGGATGATAGTGTGACCACTCGTGTGATTAACCTTTCCCCTTGTCCAGTGCTGATTGTGCCTTAGTAGTAGTCAGACATCTGGTGAAATTAATTATGCGTTATCCAGAACCCTTGTAGAGACTCAGCAATGCTAAGTCTCTACATTCTTTTTTTGAGATGTCTAATGACAAACAGAAAATTCTGAGCGTCGGAAGTCGGCGCTCAGAACTTTAGAGAAAAATCTTGCATGTTTACACGCCTAACAGCTTAAAAGCGATAGTTGCGATCGCGCACCCACATACTAACCGGCACTGCTTTACCCTGCGGATCTACTTTCGCTTTCACCACAATAGGGGGTACTTGTCCTCTGCGGGCGCGTTGGGTTCGCAAATCGTTAGTAATCTGCTGGCGTTGGTTTTCTGGGATGTAATATGTTTCCAAGCCGTAGTTAACTGAACCATCCTGATAAACACCTTTTAAGGCTACCTGATTGGCTCTGAGAGTTGT
Protein-coding sequences here:
- a CDS encoding universal stress protein, translated to MFKTVLFPIDQSRETREAADVVTNVVKKYSSRLVLLSVVEEPPKDAPSADPMVSPEVVAKLLESAQSLFSGQGIQSEILERQGKPAFTICDVADEIGADLIIMGCRGLGLTEEGADDSVTTRVINLSPCPVLIVP
- a CDS encoding family 2B encapsulin nanocompartment shell protein; protein product: MTDSIESNIDVENEHSRLTLSTAAARNLSTTTKSAPQMQGITSRWLLKMLPWVQTKGGTYRVNRRLTYTVGDGQLSFSNTGAEVQVIPQELGELPLLRGFDDVEVLNALASRFVQQEFAPGDIIVQSGQAANQLFLIAHGKVNKIAVGKYGEQPVLGVLADGDYFGGQVLLESQSSWQFTIQALTRTTVLALPQQAFRDLLNQSEALQAHVDRFRTRPQAPQNKYGEASIEVTSGHLGETELPGTFVDYELSPREYELSVAQTVLRVSTRVADLYNQPMNQTEQQLRLTIEALRERQEHELINNRQFGLLHNADLKQRIYTRTGPPTPDDLDELLTRRRKSKFFLAHPRTIAAFGRECNRLGIYSENIDLDGSMVSAWRGVPILPCDKIPISNTQTSSILVLRTGEEDQGVIGLHQTGIPDEYQPSLSVRFMGISEKAIISYLVTAYYSAAVLVPDALGILENVEIGR
- a CDS encoding phosphoglycerate kinase, which produces MSKKSLASLSSADISGKRALVRVDFNVPVDDRGNITDDTRIRAALPTIQDLTQKGAKVILASHFGRPKGVDDKLRLTPVAKRLSELLGQEVIKTDDSIGDEVAAKVAALQNGQVLLLENVRFYPEEEKNDPEFAKKLAANADFYVNDAFGTAHRAHASTEGVTKFLSPSVAGYLVEKELQYLQNAIENPQRPLAAIIGGSKVSSKIGVIETLLEKCDKLIIGGGMIFTFYKARGLNVGKSLVEEDKLELAKSLEAKAKERGVALLLPTDVVLADNFAPDANSQTVSIENIPDGWMGLDIGPDSVKFFQEALADTKTVIWNGPMGVFEFDKFAAGTEAIAHTLAEIGKTGTTTIIGGGDSVAAVEKVGLADQMSHISTGGGASLELLEGKILPGIAALDDA
- a CDS encoding family 2B encapsulin nanocompartment shell protein gives rise to the protein MTESIESNLDVENEHPRLSLSTSAARNLATTTKSAPQMQGITSRWLLKLLPWVQTKGGTYRVNRRLTYTVGDGRLSFSNTGADVQVIPQELGELPLLRGFDNVEVLNALAGRFVQQEFAPGDTIVELGQPANQLFLIAHGKVDKIGVGKYDEQTVLGVLADGDYFGGQVLLESQSNWEFTAKAVTRTTVLVLPQQAFRELLNQSEALQAHVDGFRTRPEGQQNEYGEASIEVSSGHLGETELPGTFVDYELSPREYELSVAQTVLRVSTRVADLYNEPMNQTEQQLRLTIEALRERQEHELINNRQFGLLHNADLKQRIYTRSGPPTPDDLDELLATVWKEPAFFLAHPRTIAAFGREANRLGLYPQSIDLGGNRVPAWRGVPIFPCNKIPISNARTSSILLLRTGVEKQGVIGLHQTGIPDEYQPSLSVRFMGISEKAIISYLVTAYYSAAVLVPDALGILEDVQIGL
- a CDS encoding NUDIX hydrolase; the encoded protein is METKWLEWAQKLQAIAQNGLTYSEGPFDIERYKQLRAIATEIMATFSNVEHSYVLDLFSREIGYATPKVDVRAAIFQDNTILLVKERADGCWTLPGGWADIGESPSEVVVKEVYEESGYQARAIKLLAVYDRDKQGHPPFPFYVYKLFFHCEIIGGSPSSSIETEDVGFFAEDTLPELSIGRVTPRQITRLFHHYRNLDLPTDFD